The following coding sequences are from one Arachis hypogaea cultivar Tifrunner chromosome 7, arahy.Tifrunner.gnm2.J5K5, whole genome shotgun sequence window:
- the LOC112701494 gene encoding uncharacterized protein, with protein sequence MDDRVVLKIFCYGQILLQTYEGVQFVCENSLDVVIPFTLSFEELKGVICEKIDSQRSRRVSYILYRYHLSVFGGFVQFQTKYVTDEASMHEIFSMYMENHHRISCIELYVEFEQSEVDCEDEDEAGSAMNADVAEVANALANPHPFQESSFMRSLDLEAMHAQEFPQYINAVLLVVADGEFTVGMKFSSREAIIKAMKDYTIRRGVGYRVYESEPTTFYAECTEYGNGCNWLIRVTKMQKKYCWEIRRYNGSHTCTRSTISQDHSKMDSKTVTEAIKPLVEVDPSIKVKSVIAEVQSKFNYTISYRKAWLAKQQAVESIFRGWKASYEALPIWFEVMCHKEPSAVVHFEIMPAYQGDDLVPDIRVLHRVFWSYYSCIRAFRHCKLVVQVDRTHLYEKYKGCLLVAVSQDGNNNIVPIAFAIVEGETSDAWSAIERSNGAWSPPRAFHMFCIRHIKSNFLRKFKAPYLQKLIVNIGYSRTIRE encoded by the exons ATGGATGATAGAGTTgtgttgaaaattttttgttacggGCAGATTTTGTTGCAAACATATGAAGGAGTTCAATTTGTGTGTGAAAATTcattagatgttgttattccgtTCACATTGTCATTTGAGGAATTgaaaggtgtgatttgtgagaagatagattctcAAAGATCTAGGAGAGTATCGTATATTTTGTACAGGTATCATTTATCTGTGTTTGGTGGGTTTGTTCAATTTCAGACCAAGTACGTGACGGATGAAGCGAGTATGCATGaaatattttcaatgtatatggaAAATCACCACCGAATATCGTGcatcgagttgtatgttgagtttgagcaATCTGAAGTGGACT gtgaagatgaagatgaagctgGCAGCGCCATGAACGCAGATGTGGCGGAAGTTgcaaatgcactagcaaaccCGCATCCATTTCAGGAGTCTTCTTTCATGCGGTCGTTGGATTTGGAGGCTATGCACGCACAGGAGTTTCCGCAATATATAAATGCAG TGCTTCTTGTTGTGGCAGATGGTGAGTTCACAGTGGGGATGAAATTTAGTTCAAGGGAGGCAATAATCAAGGcaatgaaagattataccatccgGAGAGGTGTAGGCTATCGGGTATATGAGTCGGAACCGACGACATTCTATGCCGAATGTACAGAATATGGCAATGGTTGTAACTGGTTGATCAGGGTTACCAAAATGCAAAAGAAGTACTGTTGGGagataaggaggtacaatggAAGTCACACTTGTACTAGGTCTACTATTTCTCAAGACCATTCAAAGATGGATTCTAAGACAGTTACAGAAGCAATTAAGCCGTTGGTAGAGGTTGACCCATCTATAAAGGTGAAATCAGTCATTGCTGAAGTCCAGTCAAAGTTTAACTACACCATCAGTTATCGCAAGGCTTGGTTAGCAAAGCAGCAGGCGGTGGAATCAATTTTCAGAGGTTGGAAAGCATCGTATGAAGCTTTGCCCATATGGTTTGAGGTCATGTGTCACAAGGAGCCATCAGCAGTGGTTCACTTTGAAATAATGCCTGCTTACCAGGGGGATGATTTGGTTCCTGATATACGTGTACTGCATAgagtcttctggagttattacTCTTGTATAAGGGCCTTCAGACACTGCAAGCTAGTAGTGCAGGTGGACAGGACTCATTTGTATGAAAAATACAAGGGTTGTTTATTGGTTGCAGTCTCACAAGATGGTAATAACAACATCGTGCCTATTGCATTCGCCATAGTagagggagagacttctgatgcatg GTCAGCTATTGAGAGAAGTAATGGGGCTTGGTCTCCTCCTAGAGCATTCCATATGTTTTGTATCCGGCATATTAAGTCCAACTTCTTGAGGAAGTTTAAGGCACCTTACTTGCAGAAGCTCATCGTCAACATTG GATACTCGAGGACGATCAGGGAGTAA
- the LOC112703159 gene encoding uncharacterized protein, with the protein MCIALFLWQAHPLYPFLLFNNRDEYHNRPTKEVSWWEGSDILGGRDEIAGGTWMGCSREGRIAFLTNVLELHTLPEAKSRGDLPLLFLKSNKSPKEFAESLKRQAHYYNGFNLIVIDIKSKSMVYISNRPKGQPITIEEVSPGLHVLSNAKLDTPWHKTQRLEQSFKEQLAKYGKGEIPVKEMIQKLMKDKVKADQSGLPHICSLDWELSLSSIFVEVQTPLGLYGTRSSAALVIRSSGEASFFEEYLDDGIWKEHVVDFYIPKLKFIKGQT; encoded by the exons ATGTGTATAGCTTTGTTTCTATGGCAAGCCCACCCACTCTACCCTTTTCTTCTCTTCAACAACAGAGATGAGTATCACAACAG GCCTACGAAGGAAGTGTCATGGTGGGAAGGAAGTGATATATTGGGAGGGAGGGATGAGATAGCAGGAGGAACATGGATGGGTTGTTCAAGAGAAGGAAGGATTGcttttcttacaaatgttttggagCTTCATACCCTTCCTGAGGCCAAATCCCGGGGTGACTTACCCCTCTTATTTCTCAAG AGCAACAAAAGTCCCAAAGAATTTGCAGAAAGCCTAAAAAGACAAGCTCATTATTACAATGGTTTCAACTTAATTGTGATCGATATTAAGTCAAAATCCATGGTATACATCTCCAACAGGCCCAAAGGACAACCTATTACCATTGAAGAGGTTTCTCCAGGACTCCATGTGCTTTCTAATGCCAAACTTGACACACCCTGGCACAAG ACTCAGCGTCTTGAACAGAGTTTCAAAGAACAGCTTGCTAAGTATGGAAAAGGTGAGATTCCTGTTAAGGAAATGATCCAAAAGCTAATGAAGGACAAAGTTAAAGCTGACCAGAGTGGTTTACCTCATATTTGCTCTCTTGATTGGGAGCTTAGTTTGAGCTCCATTTTTGTTGAAGTACAAACGCCATTG GGTCTTTATGGCACAAGGAGCAGTGCTGCATTAGTTATAAGATCAAGTGGGGAAGCAAGTTTCTTTGAGGAATACCTTGATGATGGCATTTGGAAGGAGCATGTTGTTGATTTCTATATTCCCAAATTGAAGTTCATCAAAGGACAAACATAG